The Musa acuminata AAA Group cultivar baxijiao chromosome BXJ1-3, Cavendish_Baxijiao_AAA, whole genome shotgun sequence genome window below encodes:
- the LOC135633868 gene encoding uncharacterized protein LOC135633868 isoform X2, which translates to MASDEKIVAAWRKAGIEDAVMGSVANIMPDRPLMEALFGFWCSVTRTFMFPWGEAAFTLEDAHVIGRLPISGSRLDRVLTDEEEDLSLRLFVEKEKIRELHPKAKATRKVTLDIWLQWFLELQGEEELKHLGFLAYWLAKNVVPSYPAGEVPKVVFGLAARLSCGDQIALAPLVTANMYHDLSKISTSVLRKLEKRRGGSKIETWAQFGLLQAWVWERFERLRLSPQGAGPSVSESHISRWGSRRSATRYNEAIHLFQDEKSYTWRPYSRSFSSWKEPPWNDQETRIVHLEEGMPDWMHDYMAIISPSILQGFYGDGLISSERYQPHRVARQFGYDQAIPVSNVSFAISISNNVCQIGQCVSIPKITRCGNPRRDYRAWWKKHKVGYQKALNEYAKPALDLVKNRKTKSTAKDKDLANGVAVSRTSSEVSYERRHYEGQENKDDDDLMVEPRADKTKHFVEENKQLFSLTVSQGGKSGVKVKGYDTTRSKSLSDEMHQSVERKRKSEVYDTSRNGETLSVSSEEVVVIDDDSDEDVDFDKQDRRLVDELEEFQRCGLLNEWEPSSPEPENEENIGKYNGNDVKENEDPYGHEAIRMYPQFFVMIPQKPHYRGLLDDRVSEEVRKDVYLAKWYRLVDLMRKTLQTTCQTEPLEIENLMMEARKFEGFGFNVKHIIARLKEPQARLRRLKEAKLKLEEAKSREQQAIEMENLKKHITNLGSKLRVIEKRLEETQEAIGMTQLMNLRKEVENAETNLRVMEHDVEAINDVT; encoded by the coding sequence ATGGCCTCCGACGAGAAGATTGTGGCCGCATGGCGGAAGGCTGGAATCGAAGACGCCGTCATGGGCTCGGTCGCCAACATTATGCCCGACCGGCCTTTGATGGAAGCATTGTTTGGGTTCTGGTGTAGTGTGACCCGCACGTTTATGTTTCCATGGGGCGAGGCTGCGTTCACGCTCGAGGATGCTCATGTCATTGGCAGGCTTCCTATTTCCGGTTCTAGGTTGGATAGAGTATTGACCGATGAAGAGGAGGATCTTAGTCTCAGGCTCTTCGTGGAGAAGGAGAAGATACGGGAGCTTCATCCCAAGGCAAAGGCTACTCGTAAGGTGACTCTTGATATCTGGCTGCAGTGGTTCCTAGAATTGCAAGGCGAGGAGGAGCTTAAACACCTCGGGTTCTTGGCATATTGGCTGGCCAAGAATGTGGTGCCCTCCTACCCTGCTGGTGAGGTTCCAAAGGTGGTGTTTGGACTTGCTGCTAGGCTTAGCTGTGGAGATCAAATTGCTTTGGCGCCACTTGTCACTGCTAACATGTATCACGATCTGTCAAAGATCTCTACTTCTGTCCTCAGAAAGCTTGAGAAGAGGAGAGGTGGTAGTAAGATTGAAACTTGGGCGCAATTTGGCCTTCTTCAAGCTTGGGTCTGGGAGCGATTTGAGAGATTGCGCCTGTCGCCACAAGGTGCAGGTCCTTCAGTGTCAGAATCTCATATCAGTCGCTGGGGCAGCAGAAGAAGTGCTACTAGATACAATGAAGCCATTCATCTTTTTCAGGATGAGAAGTCTTATACATGGAGACCATATTCTAGAAGTTTCAGTAGTTGGAAAGAGCCTCCTTGGAATGATCAAGAGACACGAATAGTTCATTTAGAAGAAGGCATGCCTGATTGGATGCATGattatatggcaatcatatcaccaTCTATATTGCAGGGCTTCTATGGTGATGGTTTGATTTCTTCCGAAAGGTATCAGCCACACCGGGTAGCAAGGCAGTTTGGTTATGACCAAGCAATCCCAGTTTCAAATGTCTCTTTTGCTATTTCAATCTCAAATAATGTCTGCCAAATAGGGCAATGTGTCAGCATACCAAAGATAACAAGATGTGGTAATCCAAGGAGAGATTACCGGGCATGGTGGAAAAAGCACAAAGTAGGGTAtcaaaaagctttgaatgaatatGCGAAGCCAGCGCTAGATTTAGTAAAGAATCGTAAAACAAAAAGTACCGCAAAAGACAAAGATCTTGCAAATGGTGTTGCTGTGAGCAGAACAAGTTCTGAAGTGTCTTATGAGAGAAGACACTATGAAGGGCAGGAAAACAAAGATGACGATGATTTGATGGTGGAACCTCGAGCAGATAAGACAAAACATTTCGTTGAGGAAAATAAACAATTATTCAGTTTGACTGTCAGCCAGGGGGGAAAATCAGGTGTTAAGGTCAAGGGATATGATACTACCCGGTCAAAGTCATTATCTGATGAGATGCACCAGAGTGTAGAGAGGAAGAGAAAGTCAGAAGTATATGACACAAGCAGAAATGGAGAAACTTTATCTGTCTCTTCTGAAGAGGTTGTTGTAATTGATGATGATAGTGATGAAGATGTTGATTTTGATAAGCAGGATAGGAGACTAGTTGAtgagctggaagagttccaacgcTGTGGGCTTTTGAATGAATGGGAGCCAAGTTCTCCTGAACCTGAAAATGAAGAGAATATCGGAAAATACAATGGTAATGATGTCAAAGAAAATGAAGACCCTTACGGACATGAGGCGATTAGGATGTATCCTCAGTTCTTTGTGATGATTCCCCAAAAACCACACTATCGAGGCCTACTAGACGATAGGGTCAGCGAAGAAGTTAGGAAGGATGTCTATCTGGCAAAGTGGTACAGACTTGTAGACTTGATGCGGAAAACATTGCAAACAACATGTCAGACAGAACCCTTGGAGATTGAAAACTTGATGATGGAAGCTCGTAAATTTGAGGGATTTGGGTTCAATGTCAAACATATAATTGCACGTCTGAAGGAACCGCAGGCGCGACTAAGGAGACTAAAAGAAGCTAAACTTAAGCTTGAAGAAGCTAAGAGTAGAGAACAGCAAGCAATTGAGATGGAGAATCTTAAGAAACATATCACTAATTTAGGTAGTAAGTTGAGAGTAATTGAGAAAAGATTAGAGGAAACACAGGAAGCTATTGGTATGACACAACTGATGAATTTACGCAAGGAAGTGGAAAATGCTGAAACCAACCTACGGGTAATGGAACATGATGTTGAGGCCATCAATGACGTAACATAA
- the LOC135633868 gene encoding uncharacterized protein LOC135633868 isoform X1: MGRETTRIPFQTPILKRRNARIKIKACENVSFEAPTAAVETDSCLLHPFDTGAASPSDAIPTTPLLTDLLRLGAVVLPRITFRGWTPPGLGWEAWVRDMASDEKIVAAWRKAGIEDAVMGSVANIMPDRPLMEALFGFWCSVTRTFMFPWGEAAFTLEDAHVIGRLPISGSRLDRVLTDEEEDLSLRLFVEKEKIRELHPKAKATRKVTLDIWLQWFLELQGEEELKHLGFLAYWLAKNVVPSYPAGEVPKVVFGLAARLSCGDQIALAPLVTANMYHDLSKISTSVLRKLEKRRGGSKIETWAQFGLLQAWVWERFERLRLSPQGAGPSVSESHISRWGSRRSATRYNEAIHLFQDEKSYTWRPYSRSFSSWKEPPWNDQETRIVHLEEGMPDWMHDYMAIISPSILQGFYGDGLISSERYQPHRVARQFGYDQAIPVSNVSFAISISNNVCQIGQCVSIPKITRCGNPRRDYRAWWKKHKVGYQKALNEYAKPALDLVKNRKTKSTAKDKDLANGVAVSRTSSEVSYERRHYEGQENKDDDDLMVEPRADKTKHFVEENKQLFSLTVSQGGKSGVKVKGYDTTRSKSLSDEMHQSVERKRKSEVYDTSRNGETLSVSSEEVVVIDDDSDEDVDFDKQDRRLVDELEEFQRCGLLNEWEPSSPEPENEENIGKYNGNDVKENEDPYGHEAIRMYPQFFVMIPQKPHYRGLLDDRVSEEVRKDVYLAKWYRLVDLMRKTLQTTCQTEPLEIENLMMEARKFEGFGFNVKHIIARLKEPQARLRRLKEAKLKLEEAKSREQQAIEMENLKKHITNLGSKLRVIEKRLEETQEAIGMTQLMNLRKEVENAETNLRVMEHDVEAINDVT; this comes from the exons ATGGGCAGAGAAACCACAAGAATCCCCTTCCAAACCCCCATTCTG AAAAGAAGGAATGCTCGAATCAAGATAAAAGCCTGTGAAAATGTCTCCTTCGAGGCACCAACCGCTGCAGTCGAGACGGATTCGTGCCTGCTGCACCCATTCGATACTGGCGCGGCCTCGCCGTCCGACGCCATCCCCACGACCCCGTTGCTGACCGATCTGCTTCGCCTGGGCGCCGTCGTGCTGCCCAGGATCACCTTCCGTGGCTGGACTCCCCCCGGTCTCGGATGGGAGGCCTGGGTGAGGGACATGGCCTCCGACGAGAAGATTGTGGCCGCATGGCGGAAGGCTGGAATCGAAGACGCCGTCATGGGCTCGGTCGCCAACATTATGCCCGACCGGCCTTTGATGGAAGCATTGTTTGGGTTCTGGTGTAGTGTGACCCGCACGTTTATGTTTCCATGGGGCGAGGCTGCGTTCACGCTCGAGGATGCTCATGTCATTGGCAGGCTTCCTATTTCCGGTTCTAGGTTGGATAGAGTATTGACCGATGAAGAGGAGGATCTTAGTCTCAGGCTCTTCGTGGAGAAGGAGAAGATACGGGAGCTTCATCCCAAGGCAAAGGCTACTCGTAAGGTGACTCTTGATATCTGGCTGCAGTGGTTCCTAGAATTGCAAGGCGAGGAGGAGCTTAAACACCTCGGGTTCTTGGCATATTGGCTGGCCAAGAATGTGGTGCCCTCCTACCCTGCTGGTGAGGTTCCAAAGGTGGTGTTTGGACTTGCTGCTAGGCTTAGCTGTGGAGATCAAATTGCTTTGGCGCCACTTGTCACTGCTAACATGTATCACGATCTGTCAAAGATCTCTACTTCTGTCCTCAGAAAGCTTGAGAAGAGGAGAGGTGGTAGTAAGATTGAAACTTGGGCGCAATTTGGCCTTCTTCAAGCTTGGGTCTGGGAGCGATTTGAGAGATTGCGCCTGTCGCCACAAGGTGCAGGTCCTTCAGTGTCAGAATCTCATATCAGTCGCTGGGGCAGCAGAAGAAGTGCTACTAGATACAATGAAGCCATTCATCTTTTTCAGGATGAGAAGTCTTATACATGGAGACCATATTCTAGAAGTTTCAGTAGTTGGAAAGAGCCTCCTTGGAATGATCAAGAGACACGAATAGTTCATTTAGAAGAAGGCATGCCTGATTGGATGCATGattatatggcaatcatatcaccaTCTATATTGCAGGGCTTCTATGGTGATGGTTTGATTTCTTCCGAAAGGTATCAGCCACACCGGGTAGCAAGGCAGTTTGGTTATGACCAAGCAATCCCAGTTTCAAATGTCTCTTTTGCTATTTCAATCTCAAATAATGTCTGCCAAATAGGGCAATGTGTCAGCATACCAAAGATAACAAGATGTGGTAATCCAAGGAGAGATTACCGGGCATGGTGGAAAAAGCACAAAGTAGGGTAtcaaaaagctttgaatgaatatGCGAAGCCAGCGCTAGATTTAGTAAAGAATCGTAAAACAAAAAGTACCGCAAAAGACAAAGATCTTGCAAATGGTGTTGCTGTGAGCAGAACAAGTTCTGAAGTGTCTTATGAGAGAAGACACTATGAAGGGCAGGAAAACAAAGATGACGATGATTTGATGGTGGAACCTCGAGCAGATAAGACAAAACATTTCGTTGAGGAAAATAAACAATTATTCAGTTTGACTGTCAGCCAGGGGGGAAAATCAGGTGTTAAGGTCAAGGGATATGATACTACCCGGTCAAAGTCATTATCTGATGAGATGCACCAGAGTGTAGAGAGGAAGAGAAAGTCAGAAGTATATGACACAAGCAGAAATGGAGAAACTTTATCTGTCTCTTCTGAAGAGGTTGTTGTAATTGATGATGATAGTGATGAAGATGTTGATTTTGATAAGCAGGATAGGAGACTAGTTGAtgagctggaagagttccaacgcTGTGGGCTTTTGAATGAATGGGAGCCAAGTTCTCCTGAACCTGAAAATGAAGAGAATATCGGAAAATACAATGGTAATGATGTCAAAGAAAATGAAGACCCTTACGGACATGAGGCGATTAGGATGTATCCTCAGTTCTTTGTGATGATTCCCCAAAAACCACACTATCGAGGCCTACTAGACGATAGGGTCAGCGAAGAAGTTAGGAAGGATGTCTATCTGGCAAAGTGGTACAGACTTGTAGACTTGATGCGGAAAACATTGCAAACAACATGTCAGACAGAACCCTTGGAGATTGAAAACTTGATGATGGAAGCTCGTAAATTTGAGGGATTTGGGTTCAATGTCAAACATATAATTGCACGTCTGAAGGAACCGCAGGCGCGACTAAGGAGACTAAAAGAAGCTAAACTTAAGCTTGAAGAAGCTAAGAGTAGAGAACAGCAAGCAATTGAGATGGAGAATCTTAAGAAACATATCACTAATTTAGGTAGTAAGTTGAGAGTAATTGAGAAAAGATTAGAGGAAACACAGGAAGCTATTGGTATGACACAACTGATGAATTTACGCAAGGAAGTGGAAAATGCTGAAACCAACCTACGGGTAATGGAACATGATGTTGAGGCCATCAATGACGTAACATAA
- the LOC135633877 gene encoding AP2/ERF and B3 domain-containing protein Os05g0549800-like, which yields MNSAQVACGEIRKRASPLVAGAKSLQRVGSGGSDVIDPEVGVEAESRKLPPSQYKGVVPQPNGRWGAQIYEKHQRVWLGTFNREAEAARAYDVAVQRFRGRDAITNLRPLNDADNNDDAAELFFLGSHSKAEIVDMLRKHTYNEELQQSKRSFGADKKAATSPGDTKSPIGTQRQHLFDKAMTPSDVGKLNRLVIPKHHAEKHFPVMEAGGAASRGVLLSFEDSSGKVWRFRYSYWNSSQSYVLTKGWSRFVKEKGLEAGDVVTFQRSIGPGKQLFIDSKSPVQIFRLFGVNIVRTPAAGSAACCGTGKRTRDQMELASSQEMVKKQCTESL from the coding sequence ATGAACTCGGCGCAAGTTGCCTGCGGCGAGATTAGGAAGAGGGCTTCCCCGCTGGTGGCTGGTGCTAAGAGCTTGCAGCGAGTTGGTAGCGGCGGAAGCGACGTCATCGACCCGGAGGTGGGTGTCGAGGCCGAGTCCCGGAAGCTGCCGCCCTCGCAGTACAAAGGCGTTGTCCCCCAGCCCAATGGCCGGTGGGGCGCGCAGATCTACGAGAAGCACCAGCGCGTCTGGCTCGGCACCTTCAACCGGGAGGCCGAGGCCGCGCGCGCCTACGACGTGGCCGTGCAGCGGTTCCGAGGCCGCGACGCCATCACCAACCTCAGGCCGCTGAACGATGCCGACAACAACGACGACGCGGCCGAGCTTTTCTTCCTTGGTTCTCATTCCAAGGCGGAGATCGTGGACATGCTCAGAAAGCACACCTACAACGAGGAGCTACAGCAGAGCAAGCGATCCTTCGGTGCCGACAAGAAGGCGGCTACTTCTCCCGGCGATACGAAGTCACCTATCGGAACCCAAAGGCAGCACCTCTTTGACAAAGCGATGACGCCCAGCGACGTCGGCAAGCTCAACCGATTAGTGATACCGAAGCATCACGCTGAGAAGCACTTCCCGGTGATGGAGGCCGGTGGCGCCGCCAGCAGGGGCGTGCTGCTAAGCTTCGAGGACTCAAGCGGGAAGGTATGGCGGTTCCGATACTCCTACTGGAACAGCAGCCAGAGCTACGTGCTGACCAAAGGTTGGAGTCGGTTCGTCAAGGAGAAGGGCCTCGAGGCCGGCGACGTGGTCACCTTCCAAAGGTCGATTGGCCCGGGGAAGCAGCTGTTCATCGATTCCAAGTCGCCCGTGCAGATCTTCAGGCTCTTCGGCGTCAACATTGTTAGGACTCCGGCGGCAGGGAGTGCCGCCTGTTGCGGAACTGGAAAGAGGACCAGAGATCAGATGGAGTTGGCATCATCACAAGAGATGGTCAAGAAGCAATGCACAGAGTCTTTGTAG
- the LOC103980085 gene encoding uncharacterized protein LOC103980085 — MASADAVSPSSARRSLRHLLFNPPSPSSPRPHRAADWNPLIAPPPPQPPRKKKGLAAAAFRGLGCASASASQAYAPAAAAAVRSSADWQGKRPRRRREKKKAERKNQAIGDVWCAPGMPFAAEASVDCVVAHQPMVSRGRPDAAERIHRERPYFPRRVGHREEISTFMDSPPVLDTPFFGPDLFPSGHLRHLRGFHRAPGGLEELMMFQTRILLGGGLDVYDRFREWRLDVDNMSYEELLELGDKIGSVSTGLREEEIARSLRKIKHSVFDASARHLATEIERKCSICQEEYEANDETGRLECGHGYHMYCIKQWLLLKNACPVCKAPVLKT, encoded by the exons ATGGCGTCCGCTGACGCCGTTTCGCCGTCGTCAGCCCGCCGCAGCCTCAGGCACCTCCTCTTTAatcccccctccccctcctcccccAGGCCCCACCGCGCCGCCGACTGGAACCCACTGATCGCACCTCCTCCCCCTCAACCGCCGCGCAAGAAGAAGGGGCTCGCAGCGGCGGCGTTCCGCGGGCTCGGGTGCGCGTCCGCTTCCGCGTCGCAGGCGTACGcgcccgccgctgccgccgcggtGAGGTCGTCGGCGGATTGGCAGGGCAAGCGGCCGCGGCggaggagggagaagaagaaggccgAGAGGAAGAACCAGGCCATCGGGGACGTCTGGTGCGCCCCCGGGATGCCGTTCGCCGCCGAGGCGTCGGTGGACTGCGTCGTGGCGCACCAGCCAATGGTCTCGAGAGGAAGGCCGGATGCTGCCGAGCGGATCCACAGGGAG CGACCTTACTTCCCTAGAAGGGTTGGCCACAGAGAAGAGATCTCAACCTTCATGGATTCTCCCCCAGTTCTCGATACGCCATTTTTTGGACCTGATCTCTTTCCATCAGGACACCTTCGCCACTTGCGAGGATTTCACCGTGCTCCTGGTGGGCTTGAGGAG CTCATGATGTTCCAGACAAGAATTTTGTTGGGTGGAGGACTGGATGTATACGACCGATTCCGTGAATGGCGACTTGATGTTGATAATATGTCATATGAG GAACTGCTTGAGCTGGGTGACAAAATTGGGTCCGTGAGCACTGGACTGAGAGAGGAAGAGATTGCACGCAGTCTCAGGAAAATAAAGCATTCAGTTTTTGATGCCTCAGCAAGGCATCTCGCGACCGAAATCGAACGGAAATGTAGTATCTGCCAA GAAGAATATGAAGCCAACGATGAAACCGGAAGGCTGGAGTGCGGCCACGGCTACCATATGTACTGCATAAAGCAGTGGCTCTTGCTAAAGAATGCCTGCCCTGTTTGCAAGGCACCTGTTCTCAAGACTTAG